The following coding sequences lie in one Bacteroidota bacterium genomic window:
- a CDS encoding serine hydrolase, with product MSCSLRAASFLLGFLFLHSLSPKAQPVNPELQKQWVDSVYQSLSLDERIAQLMMLRANQPNQPYDSRIDQYIRTYNIGGVAFFKNKAEDQLRQTNRWQQMAKTPLLVAIDAEWGLAMRLDGTPSYPFQMTLGAVDDEELVFRMGLQIAEQLRRMGIHMSFAPVADVNNNPANPVIGVRSFGESPELVARKALAYANGLQQGGIFTTAKHFPGHGDTHNDSHYSLPVINHSRDRLNQTELYPFIHLINNGVQGIMTAHLHIPALDNTPNLPSSLSPKIVTELLRKELGFNGLIVTDGLDMKGVTSVQPSGTIELMALEAGNDILLLPENLPLAISTIREAVLSGRLPESIIEDRCKRVLSYKYLSGLHSWRPAFTEGLRADLNQQAYSELITRLFGNAATLLRNSGNVLPLNTKEKKVASVALGQTSASAVDRHLRNHGLQLSSFALAKNSSVQERNALLDKLKDFDLVIIHIHNTNILANRQFGISPEMISFVGQAAARFPVVLNVFASPYSLDLFELNQNIKAITIGYQDRDEAHRVVAAIMAGKQQASGKLPVSLKSGFAAGHGLYLSLSEQVPVKEKPLPSEPVAKAAPTLPATFAGRIDSVIEDGIRRRAFPGCQVVALKDGEIIFRKSYGKLTYEGDEMVNDSTLYDLASLTKILATTLAFMKLTEEGRISLSDTLGTHFPWLRKTDKAPISWMDILTHQSGFDGWIPFYTLTISRNGPDSNIYSKTMSDDYPWHVADSMFMHRAWRHRIFDEIVASRLKSKEYRYSDMGLYFVPDLIRQLVNRDMDEWLEQTFYRPMNLNTLTYNPLRKFDPSRIAPTENDKTFRRQLLRGFVHDQGAAMMGGVSGHAGLFGSATDVAMLMQMMLDSGYYQGVQYLKPETIHYFNQAHFAHRGNRRGIGFDKPPLDKKNGARTMADAASAKSFGHTGFTGTMAWADPENRLVFVFLSNRVYPDAGDNTLARLGIRPKIHEILYQAISTQTASNN from the coding sequence ATGTCCTGCTCCTTACGTGCTGCCAGCTTTCTCCTGGGTTTCCTTTTTCTTCATTCCCTTTCACCAAAAGCACAGCCTGTCAATCCTGAGCTGCAAAAGCAGTGGGTCGATTCGGTGTATCAGAGCCTGAGCCTCGACGAACGTATTGCCCAGCTGATGATGCTGCGGGCAAACCAGCCCAACCAGCCTTACGACAGCCGTATTGATCAGTATATCAGGACTTACAACATTGGCGGTGTCGCCTTTTTCAAAAACAAGGCCGAAGACCAGCTCAGGCAAACCAACCGCTGGCAGCAAATGGCCAAAACACCTTTGCTCGTTGCCATTGATGCCGAATGGGGACTGGCCATGCGCCTCGACGGAACCCCTTCCTACCCTTTTCAGATGACGCTGGGTGCAGTGGACGATGAGGAGCTGGTTTTCCGGATGGGACTGCAGATTGCGGAACAACTCCGGCGCATGGGCATCCACATGAGCTTCGCGCCTGTGGCCGATGTGAACAACAACCCGGCCAATCCCGTCATCGGTGTGCGCAGCTTCGGCGAATCGCCTGAGCTCGTTGCCCGCAAAGCCCTGGCCTATGCCAATGGCCTCCAGCAAGGCGGAATCTTCACCACGGCCAAACACTTTCCCGGTCATGGCGACACACACAACGACTCGCACTACTCCCTGCCGGTCATCAACCACAGCCGCGATAGGCTCAACCAAACGGAACTTTACCCGTTCATACACCTCATTAATAATGGGGTGCAGGGCATCATGACTGCCCACCTGCACATCCCGGCGCTCGACAACACGCCCAACCTGCCCTCCTCGCTTAGCCCGAAAATTGTAACCGAACTGCTTCGTAAAGAACTGGGCTTCAATGGCCTCATCGTTACCGACGGATTGGATATGAAAGGCGTAACCTCGGTGCAACCTTCCGGCACCATCGAACTGATGGCCCTCGAAGCCGGCAACGATATCCTGCTCCTGCCCGAAAACCTTCCCCTTGCCATCAGCACCATACGCGAGGCAGTGTTGAGCGGACGCCTGCCCGAAAGCATCATCGAAGACCGGTGCAAAAGGGTGCTGAGCTATAAATACCTGTCCGGGCTACATTCGTGGCGCCCCGCTTTCACCGAGGGACTGCGCGCTGACCTTAACCAACAGGCATACAGCGAACTCATCACCCGACTATTCGGGAATGCGGCGACCTTGCTGCGCAATTCCGGGAATGTGCTGCCCCTGAATACAAAAGAGAAAAAAGTCGCATCCGTTGCGCTTGGGCAAACATCAGCCTCTGCTGTTGACCGGCACCTTCGTAACCACGGCCTGCAGCTTAGCTCATTCGCACTGGCAAAAAACAGCAGCGTGCAGGAACGCAACGCCTTGCTCGACAAGCTGAAAGATTTCGACCTGGTGATCATCCACATCCACAACACCAACATCCTGGCCAACAGGCAATTTGGCATCAGTCCCGAGATGATCTCCTTTGTTGGTCAGGCCGCCGCAAGATTTCCTGTCGTGCTCAATGTTTTTGCTTCGCCCTATTCCCTCGACCTGTTCGAACTAAACCAGAACATCAAAGCCATCACCATAGGATACCAGGACCGCGATGAGGCCCACAGGGTAGTTGCCGCTATCATGGCCGGAAAACAACAAGCCTCCGGAAAGTTGCCAGTCAGCCTGAAATCGGGTTTTGCTGCCGGCCATGGGTTATACCTCAGCCTGTCCGAACAGGTTCCGGTCAAAGAAAAACCCCTGCCCTCAGAACCCGTGGCCAAGGCTGCGCCAACGCTACCGGCCACATTTGCCGGACGTATCGACTCGGTGATCGAAGACGGCATCCGCCGCAGGGCCTTCCCAGGATGCCAGGTCGTGGCGCTGAAAGATGGTGAAATCATCTTTCGCAAGTCGTACGGCAAGCTCACCTACGAAGGCGACGAAATGGTGAACGACAGCACCCTGTACGACCTGGCCTCGCTGACCAAAATACTTGCCACCACCCTGGCCTTCATGAAACTTACCGAGGAAGGTCGCATCAGCCTTTCCGACACCCTGGGCACCCATTTTCCCTGGCTGCGCAAAACCGACAAGGCACCCATCAGCTGGATGGACATCCTCACCCACCAAAGCGGCTTCGACGGCTGGATACCCTTTTACACCCTAACCATCAGTCGCAACGGACCTGACAGCAATATTTACAGCAAGACCATGTCCGACGACTATCCATGGCATGTGGCCGACAGCATGTTCATGCACCGCGCGTGGCGCCATCGGATCTTCGACGAAATCGTGGCCAGCCGGCTGAAGTCGAAGGAATACCGCTATTCCGACATGGGACTCTACTTCGTGCCCGACCTCATCAGGCAGCTCGTCAACAGAGACATGGATGAATGGCTGGAGCAGACCTTTTACCGGCCAATGAACCTCAACACACTCACCTACAATCCCTTGCGAAAATTTGATCCATCCCGCATCGCACCTACAGAAAACGACAAAACCTTTCGCCGGCAGTTGCTCAGAGGTTTTGTGCACGACCAGGGAGCAGCCATGATGGGCGGGGTTTCGGGGCATGCCGGTTTGTTCGGTTCAGCTACCGACGTGGCCATGCTCATGCAGATGATGCTCGACAGCGGCTATTATCAGGGCGTGCAGTATTTGAAACCTGAAACAATTCACTATTTCAATCAGGCCCACTTTGCCCACCGTGGCAACCGCAGGGGGATAGGATTCGATAAACCACCGCTCGACAAAAAGAATGGCGCACGTACCATGGCCGATGCTGCCTCGGCCAAAAGCTTTGGCCATACCGGATTCACAGGCACCATGGCCTGGGCCGACCCCGAAAACCGCCTGGTGTTCGTCTTTCTTTCCAACCGTGTGTATCCCGATGCCGGCGACAACACCCTGGCCAGGCTGGGTATCCGCCCAAAGATCCACGAAATCCTCTATCAGGCCATCTCCACTCAAACCGCCAGCAACAACTGA
- a CDS encoding cation transporter — translation MHTHSSHTPHDRQKRNLLLTVVLNMGIAFAELAGGLLSNSLALISDAIHNLGDGLALLITYITLIISTKPATTQRTFGYKRIQIMAALFNAVALVLICLFLIREAWYRFTQPEEVRGISMLVVAVVGLLANMAGVWLLRGFHRKNLNIRAAYLHLIGDTLSSIAVIAGSILIIFKGWHWVDPLVTFIISGYILKETWQVLAESFGILMQDAPKDTKVEEIAGSMMQIKGIKNIHHIHLWRLTDNETHLEAHLEMEEDLPLSKVQVHMDEASAMLASRFGISHITLQPELRRCADHNLIAGYNCNHNNHNINK, via the coding sequence ATGCACACGCACAGCAGCCATACACCTCACGATCGCCAAAAGCGCAACCTGCTGCTCACCGTTGTGCTCAACATGGGCATTGCATTTGCCGAACTTGCCGGTGGACTCCTGTCGAACAGCCTGGCCCTTATTTCGGATGCCATCCATAACCTTGGCGACGGACTCGCGCTGCTAATTACTTACATTACGCTGATAATCAGCACTAAACCCGCAACCACACAGCGCACCTTCGGCTACAAGCGCATTCAGATCATGGCAGCGCTGTTCAATGCTGTTGCCCTGGTGCTCATCTGCCTGTTTCTGATTCGCGAAGCCTGGTACCGCTTTACACAACCCGAAGAAGTGAGAGGCATCAGCATGCTCGTGGTTGCTGTTGTGGGGCTGCTGGCCAACATGGCAGGCGTTTGGCTGCTTCGCGGTTTTCACAGGAAAAACCTCAACATCCGGGCAGCATACCTGCACCTGATCGGCGACACACTTTCAAGCATTGCCGTCATTGCAGGAAGCATACTGATCATCTTCAAGGGTTGGCACTGGGTTGACCCGTTGGTTACTTTCATCATTTCTGGCTATATCCTCAAAGAAACCTGGCAGGTGTTGGCCGAGTCGTTTGGCATCCTGATGCAGGATGCACCTAAAGATACCAAAGTCGAAGAAATCGCCGGAAGCATGATGCAAATCAAGGGAATAAAAAACATTCATCATATTCACCTCTGGCGGCTCACCGACAACGAAACGCATCTTGAGGCCCACCTGGAAATGGAAGAAGACCTGCCGCTGAGCAAAGTGCAGGTACATATGGACGAAGCTTCCGCCATGCTGGCTTCCCGTTTCGGTATATCCCACATCACCCTGCAACCCGAGCTTCGGCGCTGTGCCGACCACAACCTCATCGCCGGATACAATTGCAATCACAATAACCACAACATAAACAAATGA
- a CDS encoding rhomboid family intramembrane serine protease, with protein sequence MTIIIILITVVVSLAAFSNETLFNRLMFNAWLINERRQWWRFVTYALLHSGWVHLFVNMFVLYSFGRVAESAFLMWFGSPKGYLNYFLLYLGGVLFANVLDYGRHKDNPYYNAVGASGAVAAVLFSAILIVPGSTLIIFPIPIPLPAWLFGILYLVYSVYMGQRASDNIGHYAHFAGAIFGLVFTLILRPEVLNNILGVFM encoded by the coding sequence ATGACAATCATCATCATCCTGATCACTGTGGTGGTTTCGCTGGCGGCTTTCAGCAACGAAACCCTGTTCAACCGGCTGATGTTCAATGCCTGGCTGATCAACGAGCGCCGGCAATGGTGGCGTTTTGTCACATACGCCTTATTGCATTCCGGGTGGGTACACCTGTTTGTCAATATGTTCGTACTTTATTCCTTCGGCAGGGTGGCCGAGTCGGCTTTTCTGATGTGGTTTGGCAGCCCCAAAGGCTATCTCAACTACTTCCTGCTCTACCTGGGCGGCGTGCTTTTTGCCAATGTATTGGATTACGGCCGCCACAAAGACAATCCATATTATAATGCCGTTGGGGCGTCCGGAGCGGTGGCAGCTGTGCTCTTTTCGGCCATCCTGATTGTCCCCGGCTCCACCCTGATCATTTTTCCAATTCCTATCCCGTTGCCGGCCTGGCTTTTCGGCATCCTGTATCTGGTCTATTCGGTGTATATGGGACAGCGCGCAAGCGACAACATTGGTCACTATGCCCACTTTGCCGGAGCTATCTTCGGGCTTGTGTTTACCCTGATCCTTAGGCCTGAGGTACTCAACAACATCCTTGGAGTCTTTATGTAA
- a CDS encoding YqgE/AlgH family protein, whose translation MQKLIKIKSNDLKPRGGRVLIAEPLLDEFYFGRSVVLLIEHSDEGSFGLVMNKPSGLMLNDIVSDLPEFPSVVMHGGPVQTDNVYFLHTLGHEVPDSVEVLRGLYWGGDLDTIKEMMTLGLVGQNQVRFYLGYSGWGPGQLEDELRRNSWVVSDATARSLIQIKPERMWQHFLQRMGPAYDLWRKFPVDPQLN comes from the coding sequence ATGCAAAAGCTGATCAAAATAAAGAGCAATGACCTGAAACCCAGAGGGGGAAGGGTGCTCATTGCCGAGCCTTTACTGGATGAATTTTATTTTGGCCGTTCGGTCGTTTTGCTCATTGAACATTCCGACGAAGGTTCGTTCGGATTGGTGATGAACAAGCCCTCCGGCCTCATGCTGAATGATATTGTGAGCGACCTGCCGGAGTTTCCATCTGTGGTGATGCATGGCGGGCCTGTGCAGACCGATAATGTATATTTTTTGCACACGCTTGGCCATGAGGTGCCCGACAGTGTGGAGGTGCTACGTGGATTGTACTGGGGCGGCGACCTGGACACCATCAAGGAAATGATGACCCTCGGGTTGGTTGGTCAAAATCAGGTGAGGTTTTATCTGGGCTACTCAGGTTGGGGTCCGGGGCAGCTGGAGGATGAGCTCCGGCGCAATTCGTGGGTGGTGTCGGATGCCACAGCCCGCTCGCTCATTCAGATTAAACCCGAGCGCATGTGGCAACACTTTCTGCAACGGATGGGACCAGCCTACGACCTTTGGCGGAAGTTTCCCGTTGACCCACAGCTGAATTAA
- the murD gene encoding UDP-N-acetylmuramoyl-L-alanine--D-glutamate ligase encodes MTETIIRRLENRHILILGFGREGRSTLSFLINQQIPCQVSIADRQTPDPETLEYLRNKQINCHFGPDYLMFEQDFDLVIKTPGIPTSLIPQKLIPKLSSQTDLFLEAFGPQTIGITGTKGKSTTSSLIHHLLKTNGKPALLTGNIGIPCFDIISHITPGTQIVFELSAHQLEHVHNSPHIGLLLNIFAEHLDHFGSFENYARAKLNLLAFMTGEDVAILPSGLENLIGPQFSAQTHFYDKLAFELPALRLKGAHFGDLARAALLAVQAVGMEMATASGALTSFAPLPHRLEPIGPVDEVLFVNDSIATIPEATQAALKTYTPDFLILGGFDRGIDYQLIAETLKTHKVGHVLVMGAAGRRMGQLIQQALPDQHLHEVENLDQAFELIASLARPGQLVLLSPAAASYDQFKNFEHRGQRFCELARRFKRKNPGG; translated from the coding sequence ATGACTGAAACAATTATCCGCCGCCTCGAAAACCGCCACATCCTCATCCTCGGGTTCGGCCGCGAGGGAAGGTCAACCCTCAGCTTTCTCATTAATCAGCAAATCCCCTGCCAGGTTAGCATTGCCGACAGGCAAACACCTGATCCTGAAACACTTGAATACCTAAGAAACAAACAAATCAACTGCCATTTCGGGCCTGATTATCTGATGTTTGAGCAGGATTTCGACCTGGTGATCAAAACCCCAGGCATTCCCACAAGCCTGATTCCTCAGAAGCTGATACCAAAACTAAGTTCGCAAACCGATCTGTTCCTCGAGGCCTTCGGACCACAAACCATCGGCATCACCGGCACCAAGGGCAAAAGCACGACAAGCTCGCTGATTCATCACCTCCTCAAAACCAATGGCAAACCTGCACTGCTTACAGGAAACATCGGCATCCCCTGTTTCGATATTATTTCACATATCACACCTGGAACCCAGATAGTCTTCGAACTTTCGGCCCACCAGCTCGAGCATGTGCACAATTCACCTCATATCGGTCTGTTGCTCAACATATTTGCCGAGCACCTGGATCATTTTGGCAGTTTTGAAAACTACGCCCGGGCCAAACTGAATCTCCTGGCTTTCATGACTGGAGAGGATGTGGCTATATTACCTTCCGGACTGGAAAACCTTATCGGCCCACAATTCAGTGCACAAACCCACTTTTACGATAAGCTTGCGTTCGAACTTCCTGCACTTCGACTGAAAGGAGCACATTTTGGCGACCTGGCACGCGCTGCATTGCTGGCTGTGCAAGCTGTTGGAATGGAAATGGCGACTGCTTCGGGCGCACTCACAAGCTTTGCCCCCCTGCCCCACCGGCTCGAACCCATCGGACCGGTGGATGAGGTGCTTTTTGTTAACGACAGCATAGCCACCATACCCGAAGCTACTCAGGCCGCATTAAAGACATACACACCTGATTTCCTGATACTTGGCGGATTCGACAGGGGAATCGACTACCAATTGATAGCCGAAACCCTCAAGACGCACAAGGTCGGGCATGTGCTGGTGATGGGTGCCGCAGGCAGGCGCATGGGGCAGCTCATTCAACAGGCACTTCCGGATCAGCATCTGCATGAAGTCGAAAATCTCGACCAGGCATTCGAACTCATCGCATCGCTTGCCAGGCCCGGACAGCTTGTGCTGCTGTCGCCGGCTGCTGCCAGCTACGATCAGTTTAAAAACTTCGAGCACCGCGGGCAGCGATTCTGCGAACTGGCACGCCGGTTTAAAAGAAAAAACCCCGGAGGCTGA
- a CDS encoding 30S ribosomal protein THX, which produces MGKGDKKSKRGKIILGTYGVSRPRRKKPALTEAPKVADKAAAKDKK; this is translated from the coding sequence ATGGGTAAAGGCGACAAGAAAAGCAAGCGTGGCAAGATTATTCTCGGTACGTATGGCGTTTCGCGTCCGCGGCGTAAAAAGCCTGCTCTGACCGAGGCACCAAAAGTAGCCGATAAGGCTGCAGCTAAGGACAAGAAGTAA
- a CDS encoding tetratricopeptide repeat protein translates to MVKNKKADTGDERLEVVEEALSRSEQFIERNSKIITISVLVVVGLILAYLGLNRYFLEPREKEAQKQMFQAERYFEMDSLSKALNGDGNNPGFLDIISDYGMTKSANLARYYAGISYLRLGDYNEAIKQLDKFKGRDNIVAGMAQVAKADAMMELGQTTKAAGAYEKAARKFDNELVAPMALMKAGRAYELDGNNKKALEMYEFLFKNYPNSNEGRLVEKFIAKLKAS, encoded by the coding sequence ATGGTTAAAAACAAAAAAGCTGACACTGGCGACGAAAGACTCGAAGTGGTTGAGGAAGCACTGAGCAGATCGGAGCAATTTATTGAAAGGAATTCCAAAATCATCACAATTTCCGTTTTGGTGGTTGTCGGCCTGATACTGGCCTACCTCGGTCTGAACCGCTATTTCCTTGAGCCCCGTGAAAAAGAAGCCCAGAAGCAGATGTTTCAGGCCGAACGTTATTTCGAAATGGACTCGCTGAGCAAGGCCCTGAATGGCGATGGCAACAACCCCGGTTTCCTCGACATTATCTCGGATTACGGCATGACCAAAAGCGCCAATCTGGCTCGCTACTATGCAGGCATCAGCTATCTACGTCTGGGCGACTACAACGAAGCAATCAAACAGCTCGACAAGTTCAAAGGTCGCGATAACATTGTTGCAGGCATGGCCCAGGTTGCCAAAGCCGATGCCATGATGGAGCTCGGACAAACTACCAAAGCTGCCGGCGCTTACGAAAAAGCTGCCCGCAAATTCGACAACGAACTAGTTGCTCCCATGGCCCTGATGAAAGCCGGACGTGCCTATGAGCTCGACGGAAACAACAAGAAAGCACTGGAAATGTATGAATTCCTGTTCAAAAACTACCCCAACTCCAACGAAGGTCGCCTGGTAGAAAAATTCATCGCCAAACTTAAAGCATCCTGA
- a CDS encoding methionyl-tRNA formyltransferase produces the protein MEEKAKQIPLIFFGTPAFAAIQLDHLLSHGYNVRAAVTAPDKPAGRGLKLRQSETKQVALRYQIPVLQPVSLRDPGFQNELKAFGADLFVVIAFRMLPVEVWAMPPMGTFNLHASLLPDYRGAAPINWAIINGETQTGLTTFFLNENIDEGHIILQAPMDILPDETAGELHDRMCTEAWPLLQNTLQMIASGKVSPTPQDHGKALHKAPKLHREHQRIQWHQPLFQIRNLIRGLSPKPGAFTEIQHQSGKSDELRILRANTGPKLTDADAYRLFVFNKQLIVSHTDGWLYLDEVQLKGKNSLKASEFVKGFRDDGGWKVL, from the coding sequence ATGGAAGAAAAAGCAAAACAAATTCCGCTGATATTTTTCGGAACGCCGGCATTTGCTGCTATTCAGCTCGATCACTTATTGAGCCACGGATACAATGTGCGCGCTGCAGTTACTGCGCCAGATAAACCTGCCGGACGCGGTTTAAAACTCCGGCAATCCGAAACCAAACAAGTGGCGCTCAGGTATCAGATCCCTGTGCTTCAGCCCGTTTCGTTGCGCGACCCAGGCTTTCAGAACGAACTGAAAGCCTTTGGCGCCGATCTTTTTGTGGTAATTGCATTTCGCATGCTGCCCGTCGAAGTATGGGCCATGCCGCCAATGGGCACATTTAACCTGCATGCCTCGCTACTTCCCGATTACCGGGGTGCGGCACCCATCAACTGGGCCATCATCAACGGAGAGACCCAAACCGGACTTACCACCTTTTTTCTGAACGAAAATATTGACGAAGGCCACATCATCCTGCAAGCACCAATGGACATCCTGCCCGACGAAACAGCAGGCGAGCTTCACGACCGCATGTGCACAGAAGCCTGGCCTTTGCTTCAAAACACCCTACAAATGATTGCCTCGGGCAAAGTGTCGCCTACGCCGCAGGACCATGGGAAAGCACTTCACAAAGCCCCAAAATTGCACCGTGAACATCAACGTATCCAATGGCATCAGCCGCTTTTCCAGATACGAAACCTTATCCGGGGCTTGAGTCCAAAACCGGGCGCTTTTACAGAAATTCAACACCAATCAGGTAAAAGCGACGAACTGCGCATCCTGAGAGCCAATACTGGACCAAAACTAACAGATGCCGATGCATACCGCCTGTTTGTATTCAATAAACAACTTATCGTTAGCCATACAGATGGCTGGCTTTACCTGGACGAAGTGCAGCTCAAAGGAAAGAACAGCCTCAAGGCCAGCGAGTTTGTAAAAGGATTCCGTGACGACGGAGGCTGGAAAGTGCTTTGA
- a CDS encoding HU family DNA-binding protein has product MNKAELIEAIAAEANLTKVDAKKALDAFVAATTNALKAGDKVTLVGFGTFSVSARSARKGRNPQTGAEISISEKKVVKFKPGAELAGSVK; this is encoded by the coding sequence ATGAACAAAGCCGAATTGATTGAAGCAATCGCCGCAGAAGCCAACCTGACCAAGGTTGATGCCAAGAAGGCCCTCGACGCATTTGTTGCTGCCACAACCAACGCCCTCAAAGCAGGCGACAAAGTAACGCTTGTTGGTTTCGGAACATTCTCCGTATCCGCAAGGTCAGCCCGCAAAGGACGTAATCCTCAGACCGGTGCGGAAATCAGCATCTCCGAAAAGAAGGTGGTAAAATTCAAACCAGGTGCAGAATTAGCCGGTTCGGTGAAATAA
- a CDS encoding protoheme IX farnesyltransferase, whose protein sequence is MIGVLKNKLGLLAELSKVRITFAVMLTTLAGYLLSKGSLDAGIILPALGIFILACGSSALNHYQDSDRDGLMERTAKRPIPSGRISARSVLWLAILMALVGAAMLYIGSGFEAMQLGLLALIWYNGIYTPMKRRSAFAVIPGSVIGAIPPVVGWVAGGGPLLDARALMLAFFFFVWQVPHFWLLMLKYGDEYIQAGYPSITQKYNVQQIKMLTFIWVMATAVSALLLPLYGLVHSRYIVFAILIGAVWITSVFAGLLLRKEHIINPFYYFMRINYFVLLIIVALSVDPFLQ, encoded by the coding sequence ATGATCGGTGTCCTGAAAAACAAACTCGGATTGCTTGCCGAGCTCAGCAAGGTGCGCATCACCTTTGCTGTGATGCTCACCACGCTTGCCGGTTATTTACTGTCCAAGGGCAGCCTCGATGCTGGCATCATCCTGCCTGCGCTCGGCATTTTTATCCTGGCCTGCGGGTCGTCGGCGCTCAATCATTATCAGGACAGCGACCGCGACGGATTGATGGAGCGTACGGCCAAACGTCCTATTCCATCCGGGCGCATTTCAGCCAGATCGGTGCTCTGGCTTGCCATATTGATGGCCCTTGTGGGTGCAGCTATGCTTTATATTGGTTCTGGTTTTGAGGCCATGCAACTCGGATTACTTGCATTGATCTGGTACAATGGTATTTACACCCCCATGAAACGGAGATCAGCCTTTGCGGTCATCCCCGGCTCAGTCATCGGAGCCATTCCTCCTGTGGTGGGCTGGGTTGCCGGAGGCGGTCCGCTCCTGGATGCACGCGCACTCATGCTGGCCTTCTTTTTCTTTGTGTGGCAGGTGCCGCATTTCTGGTTACTGATGCTGAAATACGGAGATGAATATATTCAGGCTGGTTATCCATCAATCACCCAAAAATATAATGTACAGCAGATCAAGATGTTAACATTTATTTGGGTGATGGCCACAGCAGTTTCGGCCCTGTTGCTGCCCCTCTATGGATTGGTGCATTCCCGGTATATTGTATTTGCTATACTAATTGGTGCCGTATGGATTACATCGGTTTTTGCGGGATTGCTGCTCCGCAAGGAGCACATCATCAATCCGTTTTATTATTTCATGCGGATCAATTATTTCGTGCTTCTCATCATTGTCGCACTTTCTGTTGATCCGTTTCTGCAATAA
- the coxB gene encoding cytochrome c oxidase subunit II: protein MRNSASTFAQGVDLSLYIIVGISLVFLIGITAVMIYFVFRYNNKRNPVATNIEGSNLLEVLWTAIPTALVVVMFYFGWMGFKPMRKVPDGAMEVTAYGQMWKFSFEYPDGRITDSLVVPLGQPVKVNLRSRDVLHSFYIPAFRMKEDMVPGKNNFMWFEATKTGRYDILCAEYCGQLHSYMLSNVTVLTPEDYANWLASAVSLADEHPGLSLLKQNACLTCHSQDGSKIIGPTFLGLYGRTEIVETNGVERELVADDEYIARSIREPNADIVKGYMKGLMVSYANVLNDEQIAQIIDYLKTLK from the coding sequence ATGAGAAATTCAGCTTCAACATTTGCACAGGGCGTCGATTTGTCGCTCTATATCATCGTCGGAATTTCCTTGGTTTTTCTGATTGGGATCACGGCGGTGATGATTTATTTTGTGTTTCGCTACAACAATAAGCGCAACCCTGTGGCTACGAACATCGAAGGGAGCAACCTGCTCGAGGTGTTGTGGACTGCCATTCCCACTGCGCTGGTTGTGGTGATGTTCTATTTCGGGTGGATGGGTTTCAAACCCATGCGCAAGGTCCCCGACGGTGCCATGGAGGTTACGGCCTATGGCCAGATGTGGAAGTTCAGCTTTGAGTATCCCGATGGCCGGATCACCGATTCGCTGGTGGTGCCGCTCGGACAACCCGTCAAGGTGAACCTGCGCTCGCGCGATGTGTTGCATAGCTTCTACATTCCTGCTTTCAGGATGAAAGAAGATATGGTGCCGGGGAAAAACAACTTTATGTGGTTTGAAGCCACAAAGACCGGGCGCTACGATATCCTTTGCGCCGAATACTGCGGGCAGCTGCACAGCTACATGCTATCGAACGTAACCGTACTCACTCCCGAGGATTATGCAAACTGGCTGGCATCGGCTGTCAGCCTGGCCGACGAGCACCCCGGTCTCAGCCTGCTTAAACAAAATGCCTGCCTGACCTGTCACTCGCAGGATGGCAGCAAGATCATCGGCCCTACTTTCCTTGGTTTGTACGGCCGTACTGAGATTGTGGAAACCAATGGTGTGGAGCGTGAGCTTGTTGCCGATGACGAATACATTGCCCGTTCGATTCGCGAGCCCAATGCCGATATCGTCAAAGGGTATATGAAAGGCCTCATGGTGAGTTATGCCAATGTGCTCAATGACGAGCAGATTGCCCAGATCATCGATTATCTCAAAACGCTGAAATGA
- a CDS encoding cytochrome C oxidase subunit IV family protein, with translation MAQSHDQQHENHHEATHHAVPYSEHIRTLIALLFLTAITVVVSVFGAALATLSVFTALFIATVKVVVVAYYFMHLKYEKKIYSGLVILVGILFVALSVLTALEYLNR, from the coding sequence ATGGCACAATCACACGATCAACAGCACGAAAACCATCACGAGGCTACCCATCATGCCGTGCCTTACAGCGAGCACATCCGCACGCTGATTGCATTGCTTTTTCTGACAGCAATAACCGTTGTGGTTTCGGTGTTCGGAGCTGCGCTGGCCACCTTGTCGGTGTTCACAGCGCTGTTTATTGCTACGGTAAAGGTGGTTGTGGTGGCATATTATTTCATGCACCTCAAATACGAGAAAAAGATTTACAGCGGTCTGGTCATCCTGGTGGGAATATTGTTTGTGGCCCTTTCGGTGCTCACCGCGCTGGAATACCTGAACCGTTAA